In the genome of Paenibacillus pabuli, the window CTTACGTTCCGCCTCCAAGCCGTCATAGGCATAAGAGACGTCGTAACCCTCTTTTTCCAAATAAGGACCGACCATTTCACTAATTGAGCGATCATCTTCAACAAGCAGCAAGCGATAACTTGACACAAAATTCCCTCCAGCATGAACGTTTTCCTTTATTACCTCACAGTTTGCATCAATTGGCAATGAAATACGAAAAACCCGGCAGGACCGCCACTTCATATTTCAAAGTGAACCTCCTGACAGGTCTCATTAACAACCTATATCGTCTCGCTTCGTATCCAGCACAATCCAATCGTTCCCGCACCTGCATGAATGCCTACCACAGGGATAAAAGGCATAATTTCCGTCTTCAAGCGGGGAAGCAGATCAGCAATCTGCTGTTTGATTGTTACGGCTTCTTCCTGATTGTTCGCATGCATGATGCATACATGCTTTACTTTCTCCATATCCACCTTGAGCACATCCAGCATGCGCTGTTTGGCCCGTTTGAACGTACGGATTTTCTCATTTACAACCACCTTGCCCTCTTCGAAACGCAAGAGCAGATGAATTTTTAACAATTGACTAAGGATCAGCTGGGTACCCGACACACGACCACTGCGGTGTAGATGCTGGAGACTGGCCGGAATGAGGTAAAATGACATGTTATCAATCATCTGCTCGATGTGAACTTTGATTTCGGATGCTGTACAGCCCTGCTTCTGCCATTCCAGTCCTTGCAAAATCATCTCCCTCAGCGGATAAGCGCCTGCTCTGGAATCAATGGCGGTAACCGTCACGCCTGCGATCTCGGCAGCCTGCATCGATGTGTGAAGCGTTCCGCTAAGCGCAGTAGAGCAATGAATGGTAATGATCTCATCGTACTGGCCTTTCAATGACTCATACAGTTCAATAAATTCACCGATGGGCGGCTGTGAACTGGATGCGCATAAAGCGCCATCAAGTTTCTCATAGAACAATTCCGACGAGATGTCCTCCGTCTCCCGGTAACATTTCTCTCCAAAAACGATGCGTAGAGGTACGATGTAAATATGATTTTGTTCAGCAAACAGAGGATCGAGTGTGCTCGTACTGTCCGTGACCCATGCAATTTTCCTCATTCCAACCTTCTCTCTTGCCGGATTGTTGAAGCTGTATCCTCAATCGTCAGGCACATGCCCGGCGGATTATTTAAAATTTGAATAGTTCATATTGTAAACGTTTGCGTTCTTCTTCCCAATTATAAAGGAATGGACAAACTGCTGTCTTGTGGCGCATTGTTGAACAGCCTCATTTCTTCCGGTATATGCCAAAAAAATGTCTTGCCTGTGAAGGAATTTATTGGTATGCTGTTGTCCTTCTCTCTTTTCGCCTTGACTGAAGTGAACGGGACCGCCGTTCAACCAACTTATCGGAGGTGTCACATGCTTTATTTCACTCTGGCTTCCAAAGCCTACTCCCGGAACCTGCAATACCGCGGGGCCCACATGGTACATAACATGGCAAGCGCCATGTTCGGTTACATGTATGCCTGTCTCTGGATCGGCATCGGGACCGACCACTCTCTCGGAGAATACGGGACACAGGGGATGGTCAGTTACATTGCGTTTACGCAATCCTCTCTCTGGATCTCGGGTTTTCTCACCAATGGACTTGGGATTCCACTCACGGTCAGGACAGGGCAGATCGCGCTTGATCTCATGAGGCCGGTTCATCTGTTTACCCACCTGATGGCACGTGAATGGGGGCAGATCGCCTACCAGTTCGTGTACAAAAGCATCCCGATTTACCTGCTCTTCTCCATCGTATTTTCTCTGCAATGGCCCTCAGAAGCTTCAACCCTGCTATTTGCCGCAATTGGACTTGCCGGCGCATCCTATTTATCCATCTGTATGAATTACATTATTGGCGCCACGGCGATGTGGACCACGGAGTCCTCCTGGCTGCATTGGGGCAATCACGCCATGATGAATCTGCTCGCTGGTTTCTTCATCCCGCTGGAATGGCTGCCAGACTGGCTTGAACGAATAGCCTGGTTATCGCCCTATCCTTTCCTGCTCTATGTTCCGACCCGAATCTATCTCGGTTATGCAAACGGCTCCTTGTTATGGGGAACCTTGATTTGGTGTGTCCTCATGACGTTCGTCTGTCTGGCAATCACACAGATACTGCGCCGTAAAGTGGAGGTGCAGGGCGGATGAAAACAACTTCATGGTTTACTTTATATAAAATACTCATTCGAACAAGCATCCGCAGTCGGATGCAATACAAGTTCAACTTCATGATGGCCTCCGTTCTGGCCGCATTGATTCAAATCTCCGAATTTCTGATGGTTGCCCTGGTACTGCATAAATTCGGAGCGATTAAAGGCTGGTCCCTTCATGAGATTGGTTATCTCTTCGCCATCATGACCTTATCCAAGACGCTATATCGAACGTTTGGCAATGAAGTGCATCATCTGGAAAAATATCTGGTCGACGGGGAACTCGATCAACTGTTAACCCGTCCGATGCCCGTATTGCTGGCCTTACTGCCCCAAAATTTCCGCATCATGGCTGGTGAAGTGCTGCAAGGCGGGTTTATTCTCTGTTGGTCTCTGGCAGGCATTATGCATAGCGGACAGATCGGCTGGACGGTCATCCCCTTGTCTCTGCTCGTCATCCTGACCGGAGCCGTTATTCTCTTTTCGATCGGGCTTGCCACGGCAACGCTTGGATTCTGGACCACACGCATTGAAGAGCTCCAAACCATCACCGAGGATGCGGCGCGTACGGCTGCCCAATATCCGCTGACGTTGTATCCCAAATGGATGTCTGGCATTCTGCTGACTGTGATCCCGGTGGGTTTCGTCAACTATGTTCCGTCACTCTATCTGCTTCGGGGCGAATTAGGTGCATGGGTTCTTGTTGCCATTGTCGTTGTTGCCATCCTGAGTCTGGTCGCAAGCCTGCGGTTCTGGAAATTCGGTATAACCAAATATCAAAGTACAGGTAGCTAAGGAGGAAAAATATCGTCATGACTATGATTACAGTGCGGCATCTGCAAAAGGAATTCAAAACCCCTGTGGTACGCGAGGGCCGGTTCTCCGGGATTCGCACCTTGTTCTCACGTGAGTATCTGTCCAAGGAAGCCGTTCGGGACATTAGCTTTGATATTGGCAAAGGAGAGTTTGTTGGATATATCGGCCCCAATGGGGCTGGCAAATCCACGACAATCAAAATGCTGACGGGTATCCTTCATCCGACCTCCGGTGAGGTATTGCTCGGTGGCATGAATCCACACCAGGAAAGACGTCGCACGGTTGGGCGCCTTGGAGTGGTGTTTGGACAGCGCAGCCAGCTCTGGTGGGATCTTCCTGTGAAGGATTCGTATGATATTTTGGCCGAGATGTATGGAGTCCGTAACGAGGAAAAAACGAAACGATTGTCCCAGTTCGCCGATCTGCTGGATCTAGAATCCTTCTGGGCTACGCCTGTCCGCAAGCTCTCGCTTGGACAGCGAATGCGTGCCGATCTGGCAGCTTCCATGCTGCATGATCCTGAACTGCTTTTTCTCGATGAGCCGACCATTGGACTGGATGTGAACGCAAAGCGGAATATCCGTCAATTTCTTCGTACATTAAATGTGGAGTTTGGCAAAACGATTTTGCTGACTACCCATGACATGGACGACATTGAGCAGCTATGCAGTCGGGTAATGGTGATCAATCACGGTCAACTCACGTATGACGGCTCAATCCCTTCTCTGCGCGACACCATCGGTCTGCCAACACTTATCCGGGTGACATATCGCGGTTCGTATCATATCCCGGATGCTGTTTCATCCGCCATTCAGATCACAGGGGCAGAGGGCCAGATCGTCACTGTGGAGGTGAACCGAAAAGAGTGGAGCACAATGGACATTCTGAAGCAGCTTGAACAATGGGGCGAGATTGAAGATGTCGAGATGAAAGAACCGGATTTCGAGGATATAATTCATCGGGTGTATTGACTGGCCTATTTAATAAGAACTGGATCAGGGCCTGTTCAGATGCCGTTACATGCCGGGAGGACATGGTGTACTGTAATAGCGGAGGTGAAGTGTCATGCTTGTTACCAAACACACCCTAGCTGCATCCAGTGCACACGCCACTCCCTATTACCTCGTTCGAGGCACGAAGCCCGGACCCGTCATCATAATTACATCAGGAGTTCACGGAAATGAAACCGCGAGCATGGCGGCTGCTCAGAAGCTGGCTAATGATTGCATGGCAGGGCGGCGACACGTGGTTCGCAGACTCCTCATTATTGTTCCACGAGTGAATCAGAAGGCTTATCGAAACTCAAGTATCAGACTGATATCGTGCATCATTTCCTGCGCGAAGCAGGCTTGTTTTGAATCGTGATGAATAGCTGGAAACATAAAAAAATACCTTCAAAGATATCTCTAGACGCGTCAGAGATGATTCTTTGAAGGTGTTTATTGGTTACAGGGTTACCTTTATGAAGCTACCTTACGAATTCCCATCTTCCTTATTGATTCGGAAAGATTGAATATACTTGTGAATATCATGCTCTGGCGTCAAGAGCAACCCGGCAAGAAGTGTTTGCATCTGCTGCAGGTTATCGATATGCAGCTGAATCTCTTCAATTCGATCACGTACAAGTGTTTTTAGCGCTTCACTTTCCATGTCCTCCTTACTGAGCAGTTGCAATGTAGCCTGTATTTCCTTTAAGGAATAACCTAGCGACTGAGCACCCTTAATGAATTTGATCTTAACGAGATAGTCCTCGGTATACACACGGTATCCGTTAGACGAACGGCGGGGAGCAGGCAGAATTCCACTGTCCTCGTAATACCGGAGCGTTGCCATGCTCACCCCCGTACGTTTGGCTAATTCTCCTCTTGTCATGGTTTTCATGCTACTCCTCCATCCATCTCCGCGTTATTCCGCCTGATTGCTCCGCAGCTTGGTATACTTGGTATCATAAGTCGCCTCAGGGAAACGGGCTGATGGCCCTTCCAGCAAAGGTTGCTCCGATTCTCCCTTCAAGTAACGGTCAAAAAATGCCAATGTATACGATCTGGTAATGTCCACATTATGCTCTGGCGTCATGCCCTTGGCAAACATCTTGGGTGAGATTAAGGAAATATCGGTAAAACTCTGATGGAAAAAGCCATCCACGGTCAGATAATAGGTATCATTCAGACTGCTTGTCATCACCCGATCCAAGTCCGGTTCAAACTCGGGATAAAACACTTTATCCTTCTCCGTGGCGTCAGGGTCTAAGCTTTTGGCGGTTCCACCCGACATGATGTACATCAACGGCTGTTTCAATGCTGTCGTGGATACGGTCCCCCAGAATCCGCCTTCCAAACTGAGTCCTGCTTTGAAACGGCTATCCTGCGCCAGCGCTTCCGCTGTTGTCGC includes:
- a CDS encoding ABC transporter permease, producing MKTTSWFTLYKILIRTSIRSRMQYKFNFMMASVLAALIQISEFLMVALVLHKFGAIKGWSLHEIGYLFAIMTLSKTLYRTFGNEVHHLEKYLVDGELDQLLTRPMPVLLALLPQNFRIMAGEVLQGGFILCWSLAGIMHSGQIGWTVIPLSLLVILTGAVILFSIGLATATLGFWTTRIEELQTITEDAARTAAQYPLTLYPKWMSGILLTVIPVGFVNYVPSLYLLRGELGAWVLVAIVVVAILSLVASLRFWKFGITKYQSTGS
- a CDS encoding ABC transporter ATP-binding protein, which encodes MITVRHLQKEFKTPVVREGRFSGIRTLFSREYLSKEAVRDISFDIGKGEFVGYIGPNGAGKSTTIKMLTGILHPTSGEVLLGGMNPHQERRRTVGRLGVVFGQRSQLWWDLPVKDSYDILAEMYGVRNEEKTKRLSQFADLLDLESFWATPVRKLSLGQRMRADLAASMLHDPELLFLDEPTIGLDVNAKRNIRQFLRTLNVEFGKTILLTTHDMDDIEQLCSRVMVINHGQLTYDGSIPSLRDTIGLPTLIRVTYRGSYHIPDAVSSAIQITGAEGQIVTVEVNRKEWSTMDILKQLEQWGEIEDVEMKEPDFEDIIHRVY
- a CDS encoding MerR family transcriptional regulator → MKTMTRGELAKRTGVSMATLRYYEDSGILPAPRRSSNGYRVYTEDYLVKIKFIKGAQSLGYSLKEIQATLQLLSKEDMESEALKTLVRDRIEEIQLHIDNLQQMQTLLAGLLLTPEHDIHKYIQSFRINKEDGNS
- a CDS encoding succinylglutamate desuccinylase/aspartoacylase domain-containing protein, producing the protein MLVTKHTLAASSAHATPYYLVRGTKPGPVIIITSGVHGNETASMAAAQKLANDCMAGRRHVVRRLLIIVPRVNQKAYRNSSIRLISCIISCAKQACFES
- a CDS encoding DegV family protein, which encodes MRKIAWVTDSTSTLDPLFAEQNHIYIVPLRIVFGEKCYRETEDISSELFYEKLDGALCASSSQPPIGEFIELYESLKGQYDEIITIHCSTALSGTLHTSMQAAEIAGVTVTAIDSRAGAYPLREMILQGLEWQKQGCTASEIKVHIEQMIDNMSFYLIPASLQHLHRSGRVSGTQLILSQLLKIHLLLRFEEGKVVVNEKIRTFKRAKQRMLDVLKVDMEKVKHVCIMHANNQEEAVTIKQQIADLLPRLKTEIMPFIPVVGIHAGAGTIGLCWIRSETI
- a CDS encoding ABC transporter permease; this encodes MLYFTLASKAYSRNLQYRGAHMVHNMASAMFGYMYACLWIGIGTDHSLGEYGTQGMVSYIAFTQSSLWISGFLTNGLGIPLTVRTGQIALDLMRPVHLFTHLMAREWGQIAYQFVYKSIPIYLLFSIVFSLQWPSEASTLLFAAIGLAGASYLSICMNYIIGATAMWTTESSWLHWGNHAMMNLLAGFFIPLEWLPDWLERIAWLSPYPFLLYVPTRIYLGYANGSLLWGTLIWCVLMTFVCLAITQILRRKVEVQGG